A single Desulfomonile tiedjei DNA region contains:
- a CDS encoding inorganic phosphate transporter, protein MTVELYLLILSVLAGAYMAWNIGANDCANAMASAVGAKVITLRQALVLATVLTFLGATFVGSHVAQTIRKGIVDSQAIGDPKMIWIGLLSALMAASLWVCLSTYRNLPVSTTHSIVGAMIGIGLVAGGPSSVHWGQVAYIVASWVLSPLLSGLAAFLLIKFIDKAILSRMDTAKGAVMTSPVLVAATVFIMTLALFLETPLGQKLGIHGIGVVIIPCATAILGYLVCFFTLRAMLLKGKLGVAEEIFRYLQVMTSCYVSFGNGANDVANAMGPLAGIYYIYSTGSVAEQAPVPVALLAFGGAAICLGIWTWGYRVIETMGSKITELTSVRGFTVEFSAASVILIASMMGLPVSTTHAAVGAYVGVGLARGLQGLLDLAILARIMVYWIITVPVAAATSVVIYLLLSALF, encoded by the coding sequence ATGACGGTAGAGCTGTACCTCCTTATATTGAGTGTCCTTGCGGGCGCGTACATGGCCTGGAACATAGGGGCCAACGATTGTGCCAATGCAATGGCCTCCGCTGTTGGAGCCAAGGTCATCACGCTCAGACAGGCCCTCGTGTTGGCCACAGTCTTAACCTTTTTGGGCGCCACTTTTGTGGGATCTCACGTTGCGCAGACGATTCGAAAAGGAATCGTTGACTCACAGGCCATAGGCGATCCGAAGATGATTTGGATAGGCCTTCTTTCAGCCCTGATGGCTGCCTCGCTTTGGGTTTGTCTATCCACGTACAGGAACTTGCCGGTTTCCACTACTCATTCCATTGTCGGAGCAATGATCGGGATAGGCCTTGTCGCTGGCGGTCCCAGTTCGGTGCACTGGGGGCAGGTGGCATACATTGTAGCGTCATGGGTGTTGTCTCCGCTCTTGAGCGGGTTAGCCGCGTTCTTACTAATCAAGTTCATTGATAAGGCCATTCTCAGCCGGATGGACACCGCCAAAGGAGCGGTGATGACGAGCCCGGTGCTCGTGGCGGCAACGGTTTTCATCATGACTCTTGCTTTGTTCCTTGAGACCCCCCTGGGCCAGAAACTTGGCATCCACGGAATCGGAGTTGTGATCATCCCCTGCGCCACGGCTATTCTCGGGTATTTGGTCTGTTTCTTTACCTTGCGGGCCATGCTTCTCAAGGGAAAGCTGGGCGTGGCAGAGGAGATTTTCCGTTACTTGCAGGTAATGACTTCTTGTTATGTCTCATTTGGCAACGGAGCCAATGATGTGGCCAATGCTATGGGGCCATTGGCGGGAATCTACTATATATACTCGACTGGGTCCGTGGCTGAGCAGGCACCGGTGCCGGTGGCCTTGCTCGCATTTGGCGGGGCCGCTATTTGCCTCGGAATTTGGACGTGGGGCTACAGGGTCATCGAGACCATGGGCTCAAAAATAACCGAACTGACTAGCGTACGCGGATTCACCGTGGAATTCTCCGCTGCGTCGGTGATCCTTATTGCCTCCATGATGGGGCTCCCGGTATCCACCACTCACGCGGCCGTAGGAGCGTATGTTGGAGTCGGGCTGGCTAGGGGATTGCAGGGCCTGCTTGACCTCGCTATTCTCGCAAGGATCATGGTTTACTGGATTATCACCGTGCCGGTGGCCGCGGCCACATCGGTGGTAATCTACCTACTACTCTCAGCCCTCTTTTAG
- a CDS encoding IS1595 family transposase translates to MKNSIISHPRFHNEEAAYAYVEGLLWPKGPVCPHCGATKRIGKLHGKSYRKGLYKCYVCRKQFTVKIGTIFEDSHVPLDVWVSAIYLIAASKKGISANQLHRTLGVTLKTAWFMGHRIREAMRSGDLAPFGANGGSVESDETFIWNEPGAEIKPGTGHKRKVLSLIDRDSRSARSFVVDSINAKTLVPILKENIDKEARVLTDEGGQYRYLKDHFADHQVVCHRRGEYVSAEDKGIHVNCAEGFFSIFKRGMKGVYQHCKKEHLHRYLAEFDFRYNNRCGKGIPDTERAAILLKGVAGRRLTYQTTN, encoded by the coding sequence ATGAAAAACTCAATTATTTCCCACCCAAGATTCCATAACGAAGAGGCCGCGTACGCGTACGTTGAAGGGTTGCTTTGGCCCAAAGGCCCCGTTTGCCCCCATTGCGGCGCTACCAAGCGAATCGGCAAGTTGCATGGCAAAAGCTACCGAAAGGGGCTTTACAAGTGCTATGTATGCCGGAAGCAGTTCACTGTCAAGATCGGGACTATTTTCGAGGACAGCCACGTTCCGCTTGACGTGTGGGTATCAGCGATCTATCTGATTGCCGCGTCAAAGAAGGGAATCAGCGCGAATCAACTCCATCGCACCCTGGGCGTTACCCTTAAGACTGCGTGGTTCATGGGGCATCGTATCCGTGAAGCTATGAGAAGTGGCGACCTGGCTCCCTTTGGCGCAAATGGGGGAAGCGTCGAGTCTGACGAGACTTTTATTTGGAATGAACCGGGGGCAGAAATAAAGCCCGGAACCGGTCACAAGCGCAAAGTCTTGTCACTCATTGACCGTGATTCGCGCTCGGCGCGCAGCTTCGTGGTTGACAGTATAAACGCTAAGACTCTCGTGCCCATTCTCAAAGAAAACATCGACAAAGAGGCCCGCGTACTGACTGACGAGGGCGGACAATATCGTTACCTCAAAGATCATTTTGCAGACCATCAGGTTGTTTGCCACCGTCGAGGCGAGTATGTTTCAGCGGAAGACAAGGGAATTCATGTCAACTGCGCTGAAGGCTTCTTTTCCATCTTCAAGCGTGGCATGAAGGGTGTTTATCAGCATTGCAAGAAAGAGCATCTGCACCGCTATCTTGCGGAATTCGATTTCAGGTATAATAATCGTTGTGGTAAGGGAATTCCTGACACCGAGAGAGCCGCCATACTCCTGAAAGGCGTAGCGGGAAGGCGGTTAACCTATCAAACGACTAATTGA
- a CDS encoding B12-binding domain-containing radical SAM protein, with protein sequence MKVVLVRPPFYALFGVTTPKMKTYPLNLLYLATYARDKGGHEAAIVDGENISVPGLEPLGSSAQDPAILMHEGIPRMVEVLGNPEHALWVEMERRVLAEDPNLVGITCNSGNMDTARLMVARLKKHKIPVILGGSHPTVLPEQSLNYTAADMAAIGEGEPTLLRVLDAIGGKGSLEAIPSLAWRNHDRIVVNPKGKLIVSVDDLPIPDRSFIDRSNYFGEVILTGRGCPFNCAYCASRNIWGRKVRLRSVSCIIEELQMLKDRAEALDEQSPPQSSASITKDSFDHRPGRWVVKVVDDTFTVNKQRTLQLLDEIVLRGLNCFEFTGGVRADTLDENLVTRMREANFRRVTLGIESGSPRILKMIRKGETNEDVKRAVKLLREAGIHSHGFFMIGLPEETPEDIELSKKLILEVQPDHVEINMVTPYPGTDIFEKLIPEDPMKIDRWYRWFHQGMATHSERLGYDLDAAYEDFVEFARGYNARSNH encoded by the coding sequence ATGAAAGTTGTGCTCGTGCGGCCACCGTTCTATGCCCTTTTCGGGGTCACCACGCCGAAAATGAAGACCTATCCTCTGAACCTGCTTTATTTGGCCACGTACGCCAGGGACAAGGGCGGCCATGAAGCCGCAATCGTGGATGGTGAAAACATTTCGGTTCCCGGCCTGGAACCGCTCGGTTCGTCCGCACAAGACCCTGCAATTTTGATGCACGAGGGAATTCCTCGGATGGTGGAGGTGCTAGGTAATCCCGAACACGCTCTCTGGGTGGAAATGGAGCGCCGCGTTCTTGCCGAAGACCCGAATCTTGTGGGCATCACGTGTAATTCCGGAAACATGGATACTGCCCGCCTCATGGTGGCCAGGCTCAAAAAACACAAGATTCCCGTCATTCTCGGAGGGAGCCATCCTACGGTGCTCCCGGAGCAGAGCCTCAATTACACGGCTGCGGACATGGCCGCCATTGGTGAAGGGGAACCAACGTTGCTCCGCGTCCTCGATGCGATCGGCGGGAAAGGATCTCTCGAAGCGATTCCGTCACTTGCGTGGCGAAACCATGATCGCATAGTCGTGAACCCCAAGGGGAAACTGATCGTTTCGGTGGACGATCTGCCGATACCGGACCGCTCTTTCATCGACCGGTCAAATTATTTCGGTGAGGTGATCCTCACAGGCCGAGGCTGCCCTTTCAATTGCGCTTACTGCGCTTCCAGGAATATTTGGGGTCGAAAGGTCAGGCTACGTTCGGTGTCTTGCATAATCGAGGAGCTGCAAATGCTCAAAGACCGGGCCGAGGCCTTGGATGAACAATCCCCGCCTCAATCGAGCGCTTCGATAACCAAGGACTCCTTTGACCACCGACCCGGCCGGTGGGTTGTAAAAGTGGTGGATGATACCTTCACAGTGAACAAGCAACGCACGTTGCAGCTCCTGGATGAAATTGTTCTCCGCGGGCTCAATTGCTTCGAATTCACCGGTGGGGTGCGCGCGGACACCCTTGATGAAAACCTGGTCACCCGGATGCGGGAAGCTAATTTCCGGCGTGTGACCTTGGGGATTGAAAGCGGGAGTCCGCGAATTCTGAAGATGATTCGCAAGGGAGAGACGAACGAGGACGTGAAGAGAGCCGTTAAGCTGTTGAGAGAAGCAGGAATCCACTCACACGGCTTTTTTATGATTGGGCTGCCCGAAGAGACTCCGGAAGATATAGAACTCTCCAAGAAGCTGATACTGGAAGTTCAGCCCGACCACGTTGAAATAAACATGGTTACGCCTTACCCCGGCACTGACATCTTCGAGAAGCTGATTCCCGAAGACCCCATGAAGATCGACCGATGGTATAGATGGTTCCATCAAGGGATGGCAACTCATTCAGAGCGATTGGGTTACGATTTGGACGCCGCGTATGAGGATTTCGTCGAATTCGCTCGTGGGTACAATGCTCGTTCGAATCACTGA
- a CDS encoding glycosyltransferase → MRVGIVFHKNPFGPPTGIDLVRLRAVATALTGKGIEVEIVAPVERERELEEGIPVRALSVLRQSGRYDLVKTCYHQSIMLVEDHKGPVVSRIVRVVDHKLPERDDAFRATLLSCQERIRTRASALALNNIENEHRWRGLYGSELPIVLAPTGCPATIPPSRGNPFNRNLPVVLFLGSLAAPRMVHTLNHAARRLRGKAEVHLVGLNKACLYGGDEDCSLDPLVIDHGERSESDVWDYIRHAAMGLAVATGPHGFDNDVSKILNYLRGGLPVLSEEPILNNDLVRQTQYGETFDFGDMDMLVQKALDLLENPPTERREQVMSFMAEEHSWDRRVETYVELFNRILK, encoded by the coding sequence ATGCGAGTCGGCATAGTCTTTCACAAGAATCCTTTTGGTCCGCCAACGGGCATTGATCTGGTGCGGTTGCGCGCGGTGGCAACAGCGCTGACCGGAAAAGGAATCGAGGTGGAAATTGTAGCTCCGGTTGAAAGAGAGAGGGAGCTGGAGGAAGGGATTCCGGTACGCGCGCTGTCGGTTCTAAGGCAGTCCGGCCGGTACGATCTAGTCAAGACTTGCTATCACCAGTCGATCATGCTTGTGGAAGACCACAAGGGACCTGTGGTCTCCCGGATAGTGAGAGTCGTGGACCACAAACTGCCTGAACGCGATGACGCTTTTCGGGCAACACTGCTTTCCTGCCAGGAGCGCATCAGAACTCGTGCCTCGGCTCTCGCGCTGAACAACATTGAGAACGAACATCGGTGGCGTGGACTCTACGGCTCGGAACTGCCCATTGTTCTTGCTCCGACCGGATGTCCCGCGACTATTCCTCCTTCGAGAGGCAATCCGTTTAACCGCAATCTGCCTGTAGTGCTGTTTCTCGGTAGTCTTGCCGCGCCTCGCATGGTCCACACGCTCAATCATGCGGCCCGGAGGCTGCGCGGCAAGGCTGAGGTTCATTTGGTAGGTCTCAACAAGGCCTGCCTGTACGGCGGGGACGAAGATTGTTCGCTGGACCCGCTGGTTATTGACCACGGCGAACGCAGCGAATCGGATGTGTGGGATTATATCCGGCACGCGGCCATGGGTTTGGCCGTGGCAACCGGACCGCATGGCTTTGACAATGATGTGTCCAAAATCCTGAACTATCTCAGGGGTGGGCTTCCAGTGCTGTCAGAGGAGCCCATTCTTAATAATGATCTTGTACGTCAGACTCAATACGGAGAGACCTTTGATTTCGGCGACATGGATATGCTGGTCCAAAAAGCGTTGGACCTGCTTGAAAACCCTCCCACGGAAAGGCGCGAACAGGTAATGTCCTTTATGGCCGAAGAACATTCGTGGGACAGACGTGTCGAGACCTACGTGGAATTGTTCAATAGGATACTCAAATAA
- a CDS encoding ankyrin repeat domain-containing protein: protein MHHTVITNAMKVRRAGCARHLLNSWPTRILTFLTRSLAMILVLTLLPSLSIAGADASKNAQLTRAAAGGDLAVVKTLLNQGTGVNAKDDFGMTPLMWASDKGQLEAVRLLLEKGAEVDAKNNYGMTALMKACVNGHLAIVSLLLDKGADGNARDDSDMTTLMTASNAGHLRVVKMLLARGAAVNASTYFDGRTALMEASEEGHLTVVRLLLQKGAHVNAMTNKGSTALSLASEGGHTQIVEHLKAHGAKSRKTRRQMK from the coding sequence ATGCACCATACCGTGATCACCAACGCCATGAAAGTTCGTAGGGCGGGCTGTGCCCGCCATCTTTTGAATTCCTGGCCAACACGCATTCTCACGTTCCTGACGCGGTCGCTGGCTATGATTTTGGTTTTGACCCTGCTGCCTTCCCTTTCAATCGCAGGGGCCGATGCCTCTAAGAACGCGCAACTCACACGAGCAGCGGCAGGTGGGGACCTGGCTGTGGTCAAAACGCTTCTGAACCAGGGCACTGGGGTTAACGCTAAGGATGACTTTGGGATGACTCCACTGATGTGGGCTTCTGACAAGGGTCAACTCGAGGCCGTGAGACTCCTTTTGGAAAAAGGAGCTGAGGTCGATGCAAAGAATAATTATGGCATGACAGCATTGATGAAGGCTTGCGTCAACGGTCACCTTGCGATTGTGAGCCTGCTTCTGGACAAAGGGGCTGATGGCAACGCTAGGGACGACAGTGACATGACCACATTAATGACCGCTTCCAATGCAGGTCACTTGCGAGTTGTAAAAATGCTTTTGGCAAGAGGAGCGGCTGTCAACGCATCTACATATTTCGATGGCCGGACGGCTCTAATGGAAGCGTCCGAAGAGGGCCACCTTACCGTTGTCAGGCTACTTCTGCAAAAAGGCGCCCACGTCAATGCAATGACAAACAAAGGCTCCACGGCATTGTCGCTGGCTTCTGAAGGGGGCCACACCCAAATCGTGGAACACCTCAAAGCGCACGGAGCGAAATCCAGAAAAACCAGGCGGCAAATGAAATGA
- a CDS encoding glycosyltransferase, translated as MITTIPDGNIPEKGKSDQYMNPAEKPGKKICIATPEFPPEQWGGLARTVERVARHAADMGLDVHVAHLVVDSTGPVLLDENRETRTVGGITVHRIRVGKETMTDSPRELWDCPHNMTLQMMYQSLEMLHRDEGFDLFHSFFLYPVGFVAGMLAARMHVASIVTVVGNDIKKYIFSPEKVAVCRSGLENADIVVALSRDLVEMAHALTPMEGKARVIYNSVEIPGESWSRTRNADDSFRIGCAGIFKYAKGLPYLFKAVAQLGSVEGLRLELRGQLRDSERAVFEHMRDSTGLGTLCHLLEPLAHERIPEWLRTLDVFVLPSLTEGCPNILMEAMASGVPSIATRTGAVEDLMQDRVSGLLVPWGDSQALAAALREIMDNPRLAQELGSAGRTRMKEFSPSREREAWEKVYRELLSF; from the coding sequence ATGATTACAACGATACCTGACGGCAACATTCCCGAAAAGGGAAAAAGCGATCAATACATGAACCCGGCTGAAAAACCTGGCAAGAAGATCTGCATAGCTACACCCGAATTCCCCCCGGAGCAATGGGGCGGCCTCGCGCGGACGGTGGAACGGGTAGCCCGTCACGCGGCTGACATGGGATTGGACGTTCACGTTGCTCACCTGGTGGTGGATTCCACCGGGCCGGTACTTCTCGATGAAAACCGGGAAACCCGAACTGTTGGCGGGATCACGGTCCACCGGATACGAGTCGGCAAAGAAACCATGACCGATTCGCCGCGAGAGCTTTGGGATTGCCCGCACAACATGACTTTGCAGATGATGTATCAATCTCTGGAAATGCTTCATCGAGACGAGGGATTCGATCTTTTTCATTCTTTTTTTCTCTACCCTGTGGGATTTGTCGCGGGTATGCTCGCGGCCAGAATGCACGTGGCATCCATCGTCACCGTGGTCGGCAATGACATAAAGAAATACATCTTCAGCCCGGAAAAAGTAGCTGTTTGTCGGAGTGGGCTGGAAAACGCGGATATTGTGGTTGCGCTGAGCCGCGACCTGGTGGAAATGGCCCACGCGCTCACTCCAATGGAAGGCAAGGCTCGGGTAATCTACAACTCAGTGGAAATCCCCGGGGAAAGCTGGTCGCGAACGAGAAACGCGGACGATTCGTTCCGAATAGGCTGCGCGGGAATATTCAAATACGCGAAAGGGCTTCCCTATCTTTTCAAAGCCGTGGCCCAGCTAGGCTCCGTTGAGGGCCTGAGACTGGAGCTACGAGGGCAACTCCGAGATTCGGAGCGAGCCGTTTTTGAGCATATGCGTGATTCGACAGGTCTTGGAACCTTATGCCATTTGTTGGAGCCGCTAGCGCATGAACGAATACCCGAGTGGTTGCGTACCCTGGACGTGTTTGTCCTCCCGTCTCTTACCGAGGGATGCCCTAACATATTGATGGAAGCTATGGCTTCAGGCGTGCCTTCAATCGCGACGCGTACCGGCGCGGTTGAAGACCTGATGCAAGATCGCGTCTCCGGTCTGCTGGTTCCCTGGGGAGATTCCCAGGCCCTGGCAGCCGCGCTGCGTGAGATCATGGACAATCCGAGGCTGGCTCAGGAGCTTGGCAGCGCGGGAAGGACCCGAATGAAGGAATTCTCACCATCCAGGGAGAGGGAAGCGTGGGAAAAGGTGTACCGAGAGCTGCTAAGCTTCTGA